The Terriglobia bacterium region TGCAGCTTTCGCGCAACCTGTTCCTGACGCCGGAGCGCAGCTTCCACCGCAAGATCCAGGAGATCATGCTGGCCATCCAGATCGAGCGGCGGTTCACCAAGCCACAAATCTTCGCGCTCTACGCCAACCAGATTTTTCTCGGGCACGGGGCGTACGGGTTCGAAGCCGGCTCGCAGCTTTATTTCAGCAAACATGCCAAGGACCTGACGCTGGACGAAGCGGCGCTGCTCGCCGGACTCCCGAAAGCGCCGAATTACTACTCGCCTCTGAATAACCCGGAGCGCTCGGCACGGCGGCGCAACCTGGTGCTCAACGCCATGCTGGAAGACGGAAAGATCACCGCCGAGCAGGCGGCGCGCGCCAAGTCCATGCCCATCCTGTTGCGCATCCAGAGCGACCCGAATTCGCTGGCGCCGTATTTCGTCGAGGAGGTCCGGCGCTACTTGGAGAAGAAGTACGGCGCCGACGAGGTCCACCAGGGCGGGTTGCGGGTGTACACGACGCTGAACAAGGAGATGCAGGAGGCGGCGAACAAAGCGGTCCTGGACGGGCTGGCCGCGTACGAACGCCGCCACGGATGGAAGGGGAACCTGCCCAACATGGTCGCCGCCGGGCTGGACATTGATAAGTACCAGCACGCGGACTGGGACGAGCCCCTGGCGCCGGGCAGCTACGTGCATGCGCTGGTCACTGGGGTCAAGGGGTCGTACGCAACCGTTAAGTTCGGGCGTTACACCGCCCCGATCGCGCCTGCCGACATGGCGTGGACGGCACACAAGTCGCCGGAGGAAATTCTCTCCCGCGGCGATATCGTATACGTGAAGGTGTTGTCGCTCGCCGGCACCGGCAACTCGAAAGTTTCGCTGGAACAGGATTCGGGCACGCAAGGCGCGCTGCTGGCGATTGACAATGCCAGCGGCGATATCAAGGCCATGGTCGGCGGACGCGATTACGATGAATCGAAGTTCAACCGCGCCACGCAGGCGATGCGGCAAGTGGGCTCCTCGTTCAAGCCGTACGTGTACACGGCGGCCATCGACGACGGCGCCACACCCGACGACATCATCCTGGACGCGCCGGTGACGTTCATGACCGCTTCCGGCGCTTACTCGCCGCACAATTACGACGGCAAGTTCGAGGGCAACATCACGCTGCGGCGGGCGATCGCGCAGTCGCGCAACATCCCGGCGCTGAAGACGGCGGCGAAGGTCGGCATCCACAAGGTCATCGAGTACACGCGCAAGTTCGGCATTACCTCGCCGCTGCCGCCGGTGTTGCCGCTCGCCCTGGGAGCAGCCGACCTGACGCTGATGGAGCAGGTGTCGGGGTTCACCACGTTTCCTAACGATGGCGTTCGTGTCGTACCGCGATATATTCGCAAGGTGGCCGATTACGACGGGCGGATCATGGAAGAGAACTTTCCCGACGTGAAGGACGTCATCAGCCCGCGCACGGCGCGCATCATGACCTCGCTGCTGCGCGAGGTGGTGCTGCACGGCACCGCGTTCCAGGCCAGCAAGCTCAACCATCCGCTGGCCGGCAAGACCGGCACCACCAACGACTTCACCGACGCCTGGTTCGTGGGCTTCTCTCCCTCGATCGCCTGCGGAGTGTGGGTAGGCTACGACGAAAAGAAAACCCTGGGCAAGAAAGAAACCGGGGCGCTGGCCGCGCTGCCCATCTGGATCGATTTTATGAAGGTGGCGCTCAAGGGACGCGACCAGGAAGACTTCGCCCTGCCGCCCGGCATACCGCGCAACGCCGCCGCGAAAGTGGACACGCCGGATTTTCGGCCGGGGGACGGAGAAAGCCACTAGAAAGCGCACGTGCGCTGCGGGTCGGGCATGCTCCACAGCGGCTAAAGCCGCATCCTTCCTGCGGCTTGATTTTGCACGGCTGAAGCCGCGCGCTTCCACGGTGAACCCGACACTGACGCGGGTTTGGGGTCGCAAGAGCTTGGGGAGTGTTCCGTTCCGCAGTAGAATCAAACATCCTCGATGCGCGGCTTTTTTCGATTCCTTCTGCTCGGACTGGTGCTGCTGATCGTCGCCTTGATCTCGGCTTTGACGGCGATGCGGGTTGCCATCCACGGGCGCCAAGTCGTAGTGCCGAAACTTGTGGGCCTGACGCCGCAGCAGGCCGAGCGCCTGGCGCTGCAGAACGGGCTGCTCACCGAAATCGAAAATCATTTCTACAGCACCGACGTTCCAGAGGGCCGCATCATGTCGCAGGTGCCGTACGCGGGCGAGAAGGTGCGCCGCGGATGGCGGGTGCGGCTGGCGCAAAGTCTGGGACAACAGCACGTGGAGATTCCCGACGTTGTCGGCATGAGCAGCCGCGCCGCCGAGATCAACCTGCGCCGTCGTGGACTGGAGCCGGGAGCCGCCTACGCCCATTTGCCCGACCAACCGGAAGACCAGGTGATCGCGCAAAGTCCGCCGCCGGAGGCGGTGGGCGTGGCGACGCCCAAGGTAAACCTGCTGTTTGCTTTGCCGCCGGAGCCGCGGGCGTTTGTGATGCCGAACCTGGTTGGACGGCAGCTCTCCGATGCCGTGCGCAGCATCCGGGACGCCGGGCTGAAGCTGGGCAGCGTGCACACCGCCGCCGTGGATGCCACGGCCACCAGCGGCGGCGGGCCGGCGATGGTGATCAAGCAGTTTCCCGCGGCGGGGCAGAAGATTGCGGCGGGCAGCAGCGTGACGGTGGAAGTCGCGAAATGATCAACCATGGGTGAACTCGGATCGGGAAAACCCGTCCTTTGCTTGATCCGTGTGAGTTCGAGGCGATCAGTGACCAACGTTTTCCAGGATCGCGGCGAAGAAGCCGTCGCAGGGGTGCACGCCGGAAATCGTACGCAAGTAGGGGCCGTCGAGCAGCGAGGCGATGTCCAGCCACGCCAGCTCGCGCGAGTCTAGCAACCGCTCCAACTCGCTGCGGCAATTCATCACGCGGAATTCGGACTGCGACTGCAGCGCCTCCTCGATAACCTGCGCATTTTCTTCCGACTCCAGCGAGCAAGTGGAATAGACCAGGCGCCCACGGCGGCGCACGTGCGTCATCACCGCGGCGAGGATCGCCGCCTGGCGCGCCTGCAGCTCGGCGAGATCGTCCGTGGTGAGCATCCACTTGATCTCAGGGTTGCGCGCCAGTGTTCCGGTGCCGGAGCAGGGAACGTCTGCGAGCACGCGGTCGAAGCCGCCCCAGACGGGAAGCCCGGTCGCGTC contains the following coding sequences:
- a CDS encoding PBP1A family penicillin-binding protein: MKPIYDQLPPVEVAGTRLVGRVVFALLVVASALIGAFGGLLLVYSTDLPEVDELQRYHPSTITELYDDQGRVIGSFALQRRILVSYEDFPKVLRDAIISVEDKDFEKHWGVNFWRILGAAYKDIALGQKAQGGSTLTMQLSRNLFLTPERSFHRKIQEIMLAIQIERRFTKPQIFALYANQIFLGHGAYGFEAGSQLYFSKHAKDLTLDEAALLAGLPKAPNYYSPLNNPERSARRRNLVLNAMLEDGKITAEQAARAKSMPILLRIQSDPNSLAPYFVEEVRRYLEKKYGADEVHQGGLRVYTTLNKEMQEAANKAVLDGLAAYERRHGWKGNLPNMVAAGLDIDKYQHADWDEPLAPGSYVHALVTGVKGSYATVKFGRYTAPIAPADMAWTAHKSPEEILSRGDIVYVKVLSLAGTGNSKVSLEQDSGTQGALLAIDNASGDIKAMVGGRDYDESKFNRATQAMRQVGSSFKPYVYTAAIDDGATPDDIILDAPVTFMTASGAYSPHNYDGKFEGNITLRRAIAQSRNIPALKTAAKVGIHKVIEYTRKFGITSPLPPVLPLALGAADLTLMEQVSGFTTFPNDGVRVVPRYIRKVADYDGRIMEENFPDVKDVISPRTARIMTSLLREVVLHGTAFQASKLNHPLAGKTGTTNDFTDAWFVGFSPSIACGVWVGYDEKKTLGKKETGALAALPIWIDFMKVALKGRDQEDFALPPGIPRNAAAKVDTPDFRPGDGESH
- a CDS encoding PASTA domain-containing protein — its product is MRGFFRFLLLGLVLLIVALISALTAMRVAIHGRQVVVPKLVGLTPQQAERLALQNGLLTEIENHFYSTDVPEGRIMSQVPYAGEKVRRGWRVRLAQSLGQQHVEIPDVVGMSSRAAEINLRRRGLEPGAAYAHLPDQPEDQVIAQSPPPEAVGVATPKVNLLFALPPEPRAFVMPNLVGRQLSDAVRSIRDAGLKLGSVHTAAVDATATSGGGPAMVIKQFPAAGQKIAAGSSVTVEVAK